Proteins encoded by one window of Conger conger chromosome 1, fConCon1.1, whole genome shotgun sequence:
- the LOC133140173 gene encoding ornithine decarboxylase-like, translated as MKDSEDAFFVGDLGDVLQKHLRWVRAMPHVTPFYAVKCCDSRDVVMTLATLGTGFDCASKTEIQLVQSLGVDPSRIIYANPCKQISHMKYASAHGVQMMTFDSVGELMKVAHCYENPKLVLRIAVNDAGSMFAMSNKFGAKLERCPLLLEQARELGLDVIGVSFHVGSGCTDPEAYSQAISDARRVFDMGAELGYNMTLLDIGGGFPGSDDSKLKFEEFTAVINPALDKHFPAHSGVRVIAEPGRYYVSSAYTLAVNIIAKKVEIEEKMACDDEGDGANKRTLMYYVNDGIHGSFLAILFGTSYLPSLYKKLKPDERLYHCKIWGQTCDGTDCIVEQCILPDLQVGEWLLFHNMGAYTVTVSSTFNGFQKPEVHYIISRRAWQWIQQISAQGLPVSMKEACPSRTPPCCVRESSLELLAKPCL; from the exons Atgaag GACTCTGAAGATGCCTTCTTTGTGGGGGACCTGGGGGACGTGCTGCAGAAGCACCTGAGGTGGGTGCGTGCCATGCCTCACGTCACGCCCTTCTACGCCGTCAAGTGCTGCGACAGCCGAGACGTTGTCATGACGCTTGCTACCCTGGGGACGGGGTTCGACTGCGCCAGCAAG ACTGAGATCCAGCTGGTGCAGTCTCTCGGGGTGGACCCCAGCAGGATCATCTACGCCAACCCCTGCAAGCAGATATCCCACATGAAGTACGCCTCTGCCCACGGGGTCCAGATGATGACCTTCGACAGCGTGGGGGAGCTAATGAAGGTCGCCCATTGCTATGAAAACCCCAA gctgGTCCTCCGCATAGCCGTGAATGATGCAGGTTCCATGTTCGCAATGAGCAACAAATTTGGGGCAAAGCTGGAGAGATGCCCTCTGCTCCTGGAGCAGGCCCGGGAGCTGGGCCTCGACGTCATCGGGGTTAGCTTCCATGTGGGCAGTGGCTGCACTGACCCAGAGGCCTACAGCCAGGCCATCTCAGACGCCCGCCGTGTCTTCGACATGGGG GCAGAGCTGGGCTACAACATGACTCTTCTGGACATTGGCGGGGGATTCCCTGGGTCTGACGACTCCAAGCTGAAGTTTGAGGAG TTCACAGCAGTTATAAACCCAGCACTGGATAAGCACTTTCCAGCCCACTCTGGGGTCCGAGTAATCGCAGAGCCAGGCCGCTACTATGTGTCTTCAGCCTACACGCTGGCCGTCAACATCATCGCAAAGAAAGTGGAGATTGAGGAGAAGATGGCCTGTGATG ATGAAGGTGATGGGGCCAACAAGAGGACCTTGATGTACTATGTGAATGACGGGATCCATGGCTCGTTCCTCGCCATCCTTTTTGGCACCAGCTATTTGCCAAGTCTGTACAAG AAACTCAAGCCGGACGAGCGCTTGTACCACTGCAAAATCTGGGGCCAGACCTGTGATGGGACAGACTGCATTGTGGAGCAGTGCATCCTGCCGGACCTgcag GTGGGCGAATGGCTGCTGTTCCACAACATGGGGGCCTACACTGTGACCGTATCCTCCACCTTCAACGGCTTCCAGAAGCCTGAAGTCCACTATATCATTTCCCGGAGAGCGTG GCAGTGGATCCAGCAGATCTCTGCTCAGGGGCTCCCCGTTTCAATGAAAGAGGCCTGTCCCAGCCGTACCCCACCCTGCTGTGTACGAGAGAGCAGCCTGGAGCTTCTGGCCAAGCCCTGCCTTTGA